The following are encoded together in the Deinococcus soli (ex Cha et al. 2016) genome:
- a CDS encoding DinB family protein, protein MNVDLGTVRGQLARTPGVLDALLRGLPGDWVGLDEGPGTWSPRGVVAHLSHADRTNWLPRARVLLAWGEAEVFPPFDRAGHQAAEAARSLDELLDDFAAVRAESLHALDTLNPGPAELARRGTHPEFGPVTLAQLLATWAAHDLDHVLQITRTLGGGYREAVGPWRAYLRIMRPA, encoded by the coding sequence ATGAACGTGGATCTGGGGACGGTGCGGGGGCAGCTGGCGCGGACGCCGGGCGTGCTGGACGCGCTGCTGCGGGGCCTGCCGGGGGACTGGGTGGGGCTGGACGAGGGGCCGGGGACGTGGTCGCCGCGTGGGGTGGTGGCGCACCTGTCGCACGCGGACCGCACGAACTGGCTGCCGCGTGCGCGGGTGCTGCTCGCATGGGGCGAGGCGGAGGTGTTCCCGCCGTTCGACCGGGCCGGGCATCAGGCGGCGGAGGCGGCGCGGTCCCTGGATGAACTGCTGGACGACTTCGCGGCGGTGCGGGCGGAGAGCCTGCACGCGCTGGACACCCTGAACCCGGGTCCGGCAGAGCTGGCGCGGCGGGGCACGCACCCGGAGTTCGGACCCGTGACGCTGGCGCAGCTACTCGCGACCTGGGCGGCGCACGATCTGGATCATGTCCTGCAGATCACGCGCACGCTGGGCGGCGGGTACCGGGAGGCGGTGGGGCCATGGCGGGCGTACCTGCGGATCATGCGGCCCGCGTAG